One part of the Candida albicans SC5314 chromosome R, complete sequence genome encodes these proteins:
- the BGL22 gene encoding Bgl22p (Putative glucanase; induced during cell wall regeneration) — MFIINLLILIFVTLVHKTISKNDNSISFSLSSKFTNLTSSINHKNQPLSLRNNPQLIQKRSRHAESPLFITDDQEDYFCSEGYYPSPLGGRIEGAWQKAFDKARKLIEKMSFAEKVNLTTGTGWGSGPCVGNTGSVPRLGIPNLCLQDGPNGVRFTDFVTHFPSGLATAATFNKGLMYLRGKAMGKEHKKKGVHIALGPVIGPMGLKAAAGRNWESFGADPYLQGIGGAATVEGLQDEGVVATARHLVGNEQEHFRQVGEWDENDWNRLQCSLSANIGDRAMHEIYLWPFANVVRAGVGSVMCAYNRINNTYACENSYLLNYLLKAELSFQGFVVSDWGAQHTGVNSALAGLDMTMPGEVFDDWLTGKSYWGPLLTRAVYNGTICQERLNDMVMRILAPFFALENVQLPSEDDVPNFSSWTHHTYGQEFPYQHYGPIVQKNWHVEARSEFSDNTALTVAREAIVLLKNSGHNLPIDKNDGVRRLFISGQGAGPDSKGFNCKDQRCVNGVLTSGWGSAAVGNPFVITPYEAVARKARERGIVVDYCRDNWDCETNADLADYADLSIVFVNSFSGEGYVYLEKNFGDRQNLSLWHNGDELIEKIADKCHKTVVVVSSTGPINMERWIEHDNVVAVLFAPPLGQFVGQAIADVLFGDVNPSGKLPFTIARKRQHYVPIIDDLTAGDMEPQDNFDRDIYLDYRFFDKHNIKPRFDFGYGLSFTSFKVSNLKINEINPPSEYLPYPSEYLPTIKTVEDDVCDPEDALFPHDDFDPSPGYIYPYLYNENVRSIDEEDTFEYPGDFNPDQATSPPLAGGGLGGNPALWEVLYEVSVEIQNVGKIKGGYVSQLYIEFPSTLLISPPKVLRGFEKVFLESGKSTKIYFNILHRDLSIWDSESQQWIIQTGTYKIYISSSSRRVELCGEIDIGC; from the exons ATGTTCATAATTAAtctattgatattgatattcGTCACATTAGTACATAAAACCATTTCTAAAAACGACAATTCCATAAGTTTCAGTTTGAGTTCAAAATTCACCAATTTGACCAGTTCAATCAATCACAAAAATCAACCACTCTCTCTTCGAAACAACCctcaattaattcaaaaaagatCCCGTCATGCAGAATCTCCATTATTCATAACTGATGATCAAGAAGATTATTTCTGCTCTGAAGGTTATTACCCTTCAC CTCTTGGTGGTAGAATTGAAGGTGCATGGCAGAAAGCATTTGATAAAGCTcgtaaattgattgaaaaaatgtCATTTGCAGAAAAAGTCAATTTGACAACGGGCACCGGATGGGGGTCTGGCCCATGTGTTGGTAATACCGGTAGTGTTCCAAGATTAGGAATCCCCAATCTTTGTCTTCAAGACGGTCCTAATGGAGTTCGATTTACTGATTTTGTCACTCATTTTCCGTCAGGGTTGGCAACGGCTGCCACATTTAATAAAGGATTAATGTATCTTCGTGGCAAAGCCATGGGAAAAgaacataaaaaaaagggagTCCATATTGCCTTGGGCCCAGTGATTGGTCCCATGGGATTGAAAGCTGCTGCTGGTCGTAATTGGGAATCATTTGGCGCCGATCCATACTTGCAAGGAATTGGTGGTGCCGCCACTGTTGAAGGATTACAGGATGAAGGTGTGGTAGCCACAGCAAGACATTTAGTAGGAAATGAACAAGAACATTTTCGACAAGTTGGAGAATGGgatgaaaatgattggAATCGTCTTCAATGCTCACTTAGTGCCAATATTGGTGATAGGGCAATGCACGAAATTTACCTTTGGCCATTTGCTAATGTCGTTAGAGCTGGAGTTGGAAGTGTAATGTGTGCCTATAACCGTATCAATAATACTTATGCCTGTGAAAACTCgtatttattgaattatctTTTGAAAGCTGAATTATCGTTCCAAGGTTTTGTGGTTTCTGATTGGGGGGCTCAACATACTGGTGTCAATTCGGCACTCGCTGGACTAGATATGACCATGCCTGGAGAAGTGTTTGATGATTGGCTCACGGGGAAATCGTATTGGGGTCCATTATTAACTCGTGCAGTGTATAATGGCACCATTTGTCAGGAGCGATTAAATGACATGGTAATGAGAATATTAGCACCATTTTTCGCTCTTGAGAATGTTCAATTACCACTGGAAGATGATGTACCCAATTTCAGCTCATGGACCCATCACACATATGGCCAAGAATTTCCCTATCAACATTATGGTCCTATAGTGCAAAAGAATTGGCACGTAGAAGCACGTTCTGAATTTAGTGATAATACGGCATTGACAGTGGCCAGAGAAGCCATTGTTTTACTCAAAAATAGTGGACATAATTTaccaattgataaaaatgatgGCGTAAGACGACTTTTCATATCGGGACAAGGTGCTGGACCTGACTCTAAAGGGTTCAATTGCAAAGACCAGCGATGCGTAAATGGTGTATTGACAAGTGGCTGGGGGTCAGCTGCTGTTGGTAATCCATTTGTAATCACCCCCTATGAAGCAGTAGCGAGAAAGGCAAGAGAACGAggcattgttgttgattattgtCGCGATAACTGGGATTGTGAAACCAATGCTGATTTGGCTGATTACGCTGACCTTTCCATTGTGTTtgtcaattcattttctgGTGAAGGATATGTGtatcttgaaaaaaattttggtgATCGACAAAACTTGTCATTATGGCATAATGGAGAcgaattgattgaaaaaattgctGATAAATGTCATAAAACCGTGGTTGTAGTTTCATCAACGGGGCCAATCAATATGGAGCGATGGATTGAGCACGATAATGTTGTGGCAGTATTATTTGCCCCACCATTGGGACAATTTGTTGGTCAAGCAATAGCAGATGTCTTATTTGGTGATGTTAATCCATCAGGAAAATTACCATTTACTATAGCTCGGAAAAGACAACATTATGTAccaattattgatgatttaacTGCTGGTGATATGGAGCCTCAAGACAATTTTGATCGGGATATTTATTTGGATTATCGGTTTTTCGATAAACATAATATTAAACCCcgatttgattttggataCGGATTATCTTTTACCAGTTTCAAAGtttccaatttgaaaatcaatgaaatcaaCCCACCTTCAGAATATTTACCCTATCCTCTGGAATATTTGCCAACTATTAAAACCGTAGAAGATGATGTTTGTGATCCTGAAGATGCATTATTTCCTCATGACGATTTTGATCCTAGTCCTGGATATATATATCCATATTTATACAATGAAAATGTGCGACtgattgatgaagaagatacTTTTGAATATCCGGGAGATTTTAACCCTGATCAGGCAACTTCACCACCATTAGCTGGTGGTGGACTTGGTGGTAATCCTGCATTATGGGAAGTGTTATATGAAGTTAGTGTTGAAATCCAAAATGTGGGTAAAATTAAAGGTGGATATGTGAGTCAATTATATATTGAATTTCCTAGTACATTATTGATATCACCACCTAAAGTATTACGaggatttgaaaaagtatTTTTGGAATCTGgcaaatcaacaaaaatatatttcaatattttacATCGAGATTTGAGTATATGGGATTCTGAATCACAACAATGGATTATACAAACGGGGACTTATAAGATAtatatttcttcatctaGTCGACGGGTTGAATTATGTGgagaaattgatattgggtgttaa
- a CDS encoding uncharacterized protein (Protein of unknown function; flow model biofilm induced; ketoconazole-repressed): MATTPEVTYSNDRRNHPRNRFAWVKRLMQGQNRTTSMNNHTNRRTSSNNTSNNNEDATHNNNNNNYTNGNRSRHSNRQSRNKLVSNKNRDKIPKTEVVIESHDNNPIQSQSVQENNNIDNDEQDEGEERNSLDVMSDQISDNVSTTPLKSIVSSQSTKSPSILSGDAHNDQTSLIASTAETSLAPSVQTPTNYTFLPIITASLTNTTSSSSTTTTTTTTTTTTNNNNNATTNNNNNNNTILPVTYNASIGGQDRDSESIVTLASSTRRIRRRSIDTNCSTTGIPPASIMERLSVHPGNGGTNASTYANSIKTSNDDQSFFEESRGP; this comes from the exons ATGGCTACCACACCTGAAG tAACTTATTCCAATGATAGACGTAATCATCCCAGAAATAGATTTGCTTGGGTTAAAAGATTGATGCAAGGTCAAAATAGAACTACTAGTATGAATAACCACACCAACAGAAGAACATCTAGTAATAACACTAGTAATAATAACGAGGATGCTACccataacaataacaataacaattacACTAATGGGAATAGATCTCGACATTCCAATAGAcaatcaagaaataaacTTGTATCTAACAAAAACCGAGATAAGATTCCCAAAACTGAAGTGGTGATTGAAAGTCACGATAACAACCCCATTCAAAGCCAGTCAGTAcaagaaaacaacaatattgaCAATGACGAACAAGATGAAggagaagaaagaaactCATTAGATGTGATGAGTGACCAAATTAGTGATAATGTTAGTACAACTccattgaaatcaataGTATCAAgtcaatcaacaaaatctcCATCTATTTTGAGTGGTGATGCTCATAATGATCAAACTTCTTTGATTGCATCAACCGCAGAAACCTCATTGGCTCCAAGTGTACAAACTCCAACTAATTACACTTTTCTTCCCATAATTACTGCTAGTCTAACTAATACTACATCGTCTTCTtcaaccaccacaaccacaaccaccaccacaacaacaacaaacaataataacaatgcaactaccaacaacaacaacaataataatacaattttGCCAGTTACATATAATGCAAGTATCGGTGGTCAGGACCGTGATAGTGAATCCATTGTGACATTGGCTAGTTCTACAAGAAgaataagaagaagaagtattGATACCAATTGTAGTACTACAGGTATTCCGCCAGCGTCAATTATGGAAAGATTAAGTGTTCACCCTGGTAATGGTGGTACTAATGCTAGTACTTATGCTAATAGTATTAAGACTAGTAATGACGACCAGAGTTTTTTTGAAGAGTCTCGTGGTCCATAA